From Desulfuromonas soudanensis, the proteins below share one genomic window:
- a CDS encoding AMP-dependent synthetase/ligase: MSDTLARMVFNQARRFGGRTALRRKEGGSYRDIPWADVESSIRAYALALLAGEVAPGDRVAIMAPNAPEWLYADMAAMACGALSVPVYHTEGIDTLLHILRDSESRLLFLYSPLLATELAEHLDALPDLEKVVLLIGEHSHPSIFTLKEFLQEGRGENEAELEERLAAGDPEKPASIVYTSGTTGLPKGVVLSHRNFLSNIEACLQLFDIGPNDQCLSFLPLSHVFERMAGYYLMLHQGTVIAYAENFDSVPHNLAEIGPTVVISVPRLYEKMYARIMERVLAGSMVKKQLFFGALKACRSLVRTELSGDSPSLSQRLLAKISRAGVFSKLKTPLGGKLRFFVSGGAPLGAEIAEFFLAAGIPIYEGYGLTETSPVIAANTPEALRLGTVGRPIPGTEVRIADDGEILVKGPGVFAGYWKRPEETAEAFVDGWFKTGDIGEIDADGFLAITDRKKDLIVTAGGENVAPQNIENLLKTDKYIANSMVYGDKKPFLTALLVPNFDNLEKYARYKKIDFLNHCDLVSHPRVLDLVRRRVDALQQNRPSFGRVKRFTLLSRDFSGEEGEVTPTLKVKRKVVAKHFHKVLDDMYLPQDHAIHDSGFCVIERAPTTED, encoded by the coding sequence ATGAGCGATACCCTTGCCCGCATGGTTTTCAATCAGGCCCGCCGTTTCGGCGGCCGCACCGCCCTGCGCCGCAAAGAGGGGGGAAGTTACCGCGACATCCCCTGGGCGGACGTGGAATCGAGCATTCGCGCCTATGCCCTGGCTCTCCTGGCCGGGGAGGTGGCTCCCGGCGACCGGGTGGCGATCATGGCGCCCAATGCCCCCGAATGGCTCTATGCCGACATGGCCGCCATGGCCTGCGGCGCCCTGTCGGTCCCCGTCTACCACACCGAAGGGATCGACACCCTGCTCCACATTCTCAGGGACTCGGAAAGTCGCCTCCTCTTTCTCTATTCCCCGCTCTTGGCCACCGAACTGGCCGAACACCTCGATGCCCTTCCGGACCTGGAGAAGGTGGTCCTCCTGATCGGAGAACATTCCCACCCGTCCATTTTTACCCTGAAGGAGTTCCTCCAGGAGGGGCGGGGAGAAAACGAAGCCGAACTCGAGGAACGCCTGGCCGCCGGCGATCCCGAGAAACCCGCCTCCATCGTTTATACCTCCGGCACCACCGGTCTCCCCAAGGGGGTGGTCCTCAGCCACCGCAATTTCCTTTCCAACATCGAGGCCTGCCTGCAGCTCTTCGACATCGGCCCGAACGACCAGTGCCTCTCCTTTCTCCCCCTCTCCCATGTCTTCGAACGGATGGCGGGGTACTACCTGATGCTTCACCAGGGGACGGTCATCGCCTACGCCGAAAATTTCGATTCGGTCCCCCACAACCTCGCCGAGATCGGTCCGACGGTGGTGATCAGCGTGCCGCGACTCTACGAAAAGATGTACGCCCGGATCATGGAGAGGGTCCTTGCCGGATCGATGGTGAAAAAGCAACTCTTCTTCGGCGCCCTCAAGGCCTGCCGTTCCCTGGTGCGGACGGAGCTGTCGGGAGACAGTCCATCCCTGTCGCAACGACTGCTGGCGAAGATTTCCCGGGCGGGGGTCTTCTCCAAGCTCAAGACGCCGCTGGGAGGTAAGCTGCGCTTTTTCGTCTCGGGGGGAGCACCCCTCGGCGCCGAAATCGCAGAGTTTTTCCTGGCGGCGGGGATCCCGATCTACGAAGGGTACGGCCTGACGGAAACCTCGCCGGTGATCGCCGCCAACACGCCGGAAGCGCTGCGCCTCGGCACGGTCGGGCGACCGATTCCGGGGACCGAGGTGCGCATCGCCGACGACGGCGAAATCCTGGTGAAAGGCCCCGGAGTCTTCGCCGGCTACTGGAAGCGCCCCGAGGAGACCGCCGAAGCCTTCGTCGACGGCTGGTTTAAAACCGGCGACATCGGAGAAATCGACGCCGATGGCTTCCTGGCGATCACCGACCGCAAAAAGGACCTCATCGTCACCGCCGGCGGGGAGAACGTCGCCCCGCAGAATATCGAAAACCTCCTGAAAACGGACAAATATATCGCCAATTCCATGGTCTACGGCGACAAAAAGCCCTTCCTGACCGCACTGCTGGTCCCCAACTTCGACAATCTGGAAAAGTACGCCCGCTACAAGAAGATCGACTTTCTCAATCATTGCGACCTGGTCAGCCACCCCAGGGTGCTCGATCTGGTCCGCCGCCGCGTCGACGCCCTGCAGCAAAACCGCCCTTCCTTCGGCCGGGTGAAACGCTTCACCCTCCTCTCCCGGGACTTCTCCGGCGAGGAAGGGGAGGTCACCCCGACCCTCAAGGTCAAGCGCAAGGTCGTTGCCAAACACTTTCACAAGGTTCTGGACGACATGTATCTCCCCCAGGATCACGCCATTCACGACAGCGGCTTCTGCGTCATTGAGAGAGCGCCGACCACGGAGGATTGA
- the coaE gene encoding dephospho-CoA kinase (Dephospho-CoA kinase (CoaE) performs the final step in coenzyme A biosynthesis.): MILGVTGGIASGKSTVTEILASLGATVVSADQLARQAVRPGTETLERLVRRFGPSILLPDGTLDRKALGSLVFADETARKDLNAIIHPAIAALAEARLQELSRRGLPLIVYEAPLLFEAGAAERVDAVLVVRLHEDLQLRRLMERDGLDEGSARARIASQMPQEEKVARADFLVDNSGSLQQTEEQVRRIFSRLVPGAPASR, translated from the coding sequence ATGATTCTCGGCGTCACCGGCGGCATCGCCTCCGGCAAGAGTACCGTAACGGAAATCCTCGCCTCCCTCGGCGCTACGGTGGTCAGCGCCGACCAGTTGGCCCGCCAGGCGGTCCGCCCCGGCACCGAAACCCTCGAGCGCCTGGTGCGGCGCTTCGGACCTTCGATCCTCCTCCCCGACGGCACCCTCGACCGCAAGGCCCTGGGTTCGCTGGTCTTCGCCGATGAAACGGCCCGCAAGGACCTCAACGCCATCATCCATCCGGCGATTGCCGCCCTGGCGGAGGCGCGGTTGCAGGAGCTGTCGCGCCGGGGGCTGCCCCTCATCGTCTACGAGGCTCCTCTCCTCTTCGAAGCCGGCGCCGCCGAGCGGGTGGACGCCGTGCTGGTGGTGCGCCTCCACGAGGACCTGCAGCTGCGTCGGCTGATGGAGCGGGACGGCCTCGACGAGGGGTCCGCCCGGGCCCGGATCGCCTCCCAGATGCCCCAGGAGGAGAAGGTCGCCCGGGCCGATTTCCTGGTGGACAACTCGGGGTCGCTCCAGCAGACCGAGGAACAGGTCCGCAGGATCTTCAGCCGGCTGGTTCCCGGGGCTCCAGCGAGCCGATGA
- a CDS encoding alpha/beta hydrolase has product MPTPLSIDGELELARRQGVRHPAQLPFLLEPEMVRKGAVLLVHGFSAGPAEMKLFGQALAAAGFTVLAVRLPGHGTSPGDLATRRWEEWLEAVIDGYRLLSERHERIYGLGMSTGALLLLALAARKELAGMVLLSPYLRVRHPLAPLVGMLRFVKKYQRNPNAEGMEGLYYQNRPLQGVFELRQLTRRVEGMLPEITAPALVVGAEGDETTDIESGLEIFRRLGSRRKEYHRYGPEVPHVLCTEENPRWREVLELTGAFIGSLEPREPAG; this is encoded by the coding sequence TTGCCGACACCTCTTTCGATCGATGGGGAGCTCGAACTGGCGCGCCGACAGGGGGTGCGTCACCCGGCCCAGCTCCCCTTTCTGCTCGAACCGGAGATGGTCCGGAAGGGCGCCGTCCTTCTCGTGCACGGCTTTTCCGCCGGACCGGCCGAGATGAAGCTTTTCGGCCAGGCCCTGGCGGCGGCCGGATTTACCGTTCTGGCGGTGCGCCTCCCCGGGCACGGCACCTCCCCCGGGGACCTGGCGACCCGACGCTGGGAGGAATGGCTGGAGGCGGTAATCGACGGCTACCGACTCCTGTCCGAGCGCCACGAACGGATTTACGGCCTCGGCATGAGTACCGGAGCCCTGCTCCTTCTGGCGCTGGCGGCGAGGAAGGAGCTGGCCGGGATGGTCCTCCTCTCCCCCTACCTGCGAGTGCGTCACCCCCTGGCGCCGCTTGTGGGGATGCTGCGCTTTGTCAAAAAATACCAGAGGAATCCGAACGCCGAGGGGATGGAGGGGCTCTACTACCAGAACCGGCCCCTGCAGGGGGTCTTCGAGCTGCGTCAGCTGACTCGCCGGGTGGAGGGAATGTTGCCGGAAATCACCGCCCCGGCCCTGGTCGTCGGCGCCGAAGGGGACGAGACGACCGACATCGAGAGCGGCCTGGAGATCTTCCGCCGCCTGGGGAGCCGGCGCAAGGAGTATCATCGCTACGGCCCGGAGGTCCCCCATGTGCTGTGCACCGAGGAGAACCCCCGCTGGCGGGAGGTTCTGGAACTGACCGGCGCCTTCATCGGCTCGCTGGAGCCCCGGGAACCAGCCGGCTGA
- a CDS encoding IclR family transcriptional regulator, whose protein sequence is MAKKEKSEYIIQAVSHALDLLEQFHGDVDELGVTELSKRLKLHKNNVFRLLATLESRGYIEQNRATENYRLGLKSLELGQTFIKQMGLLRQAKPILDRLVQGCNETSYVAIFKEGHVVYLDVVETDLTVRVVSRVGSRLPAYCTAAGKVHLAYMSDEEIDALLPSRELKGYTANTFVDREVLKKELRQIAEQGYAIDNEELDLGVRCVAAPIRDYTRRIVGAVSISGPSMRLPDERLEKDLIPLVTHSAEDLSTRLGYHK, encoded by the coding sequence ATGGCGAAGAAGGAAAAATCCGAATATATCATCCAGGCGGTCTCCCACGCGCTTGACCTGCTGGAACAGTTTCATGGCGACGTCGACGAGCTGGGAGTCACCGAACTCAGCAAGCGCCTCAAGCTGCACAAAAACAACGTCTTCCGCCTTCTGGCGACCCTGGAGTCCCGGGGCTACATCGAGCAGAACCGGGCCACGGAAAACTACCGCCTGGGACTCAAATCCCTGGAACTGGGACAGACCTTCATCAAGCAGATGGGGCTGTTGCGCCAGGCCAAGCCGATCCTCGACCGTTTGGTCCAGGGGTGCAACGAAACCTCCTACGTCGCCATCTTCAAGGAAGGGCACGTCGTCTATCTGGATGTCGTCGAAACCGACCTGACCGTCCGGGTCGTCTCCCGGGTCGGCTCCCGGCTCCCCGCCTACTGCACCGCCGCCGGCAAGGTCCACCTGGCCTACATGTCCGATGAAGAGATCGACGCCCTCCTCCCCAGCCGGGAGCTCAAAGGGTACACGGCCAACACCTTCGTCGACCGGGAGGTCCTCAAAAAGGAACTGCGCCAGATCGCCGAGCAGGGGTACGCCATCGACAACGAAGAGCTCGACCTCGGCGTGCGCTGCGTCGCTGCGCCGATCCGCGACTACACCCGGCGCATCGTCGGTGCGGTGAGCATCTCCGGCCCCTCCATGCGCCTCCCCGACGAACGGCTGGAAAAGGATTTGATTCCGCTGGTCACCCACTCGGCCGAAGACCTCTCCACCCGCCTCGGCTACCACAAGTAG
- a CDS encoding universal stress protein — MLNLSKKIVVAIDGSPQSDKAAEEAIRLATASGTRFKSKVYAILVLPGNRTPSFTDFFPSPPATELPGWEEKRKRIFYVVEKAAAEASIPMENVVVYGDAAEEILAFAEEQDIDVIVIGSSGAGRVKRALLGSVSTRVAMHARCSVYIVR, encoded by the coding sequence ATGCTGAATCTCAGCAAGAAAATCGTGGTGGCCATCGACGGCTCGCCCCAGTCGGACAAGGCGGCGGAGGAGGCGATTCGCCTCGCGACGGCCTCCGGCACGCGCTTCAAGAGCAAAGTTTATGCCATCCTGGTCCTTCCCGGGAACCGGACCCCCTCCTTCACCGATTTTTTCCCCTCGCCCCCGGCGACGGAACTTCCCGGCTGGGAGGAAAAGCGCAAGCGGATCTTCTACGTGGTGGAGAAGGCGGCAGCCGAGGCGTCCATCCCGATGGAAAATGTCGTCGTCTACGGCGACGCCGCCGAAGAGATCCTGGCTTTTGCCGAAGAGCAGGATATCGACGTCATCGTCATCGGCTCTTCGGGGGCCGGGCGGGTGAAGCGGGCCCTTCTCGGCAGCGTTTCGACCAGGGTCGCCATGCACGCCCGCTGTTCGGTCTACATCGTTCGCTAA
- a CDS encoding sugar phosphate isomerase/epimerase family protein — MQRPRPWSPLEPMKLVLSSGSLYTLPLEKVFEIAKDTGFDGMEVIISYNFQYLDEAALIRDLQQILPVSSLHAPFFELDGWGNKIDQLKRTVKLARETGIPLINFHPPAWMGFEFRFWRWFKKILDYQKEIGHDEVIITVENMPCTGDFKVNPHFLGQTAAMIDFLKEHNLYLTFDTAHMGSSKANFLNDFHLFYNSGMMRNIHFSDYGYGREHLLPGHGVLPLTRFLNHLRETSYDQALTLELSPHEFPSEEEGIRESMMEIFEYLCQETRFAGGAPR; from the coding sequence TTGCAACGACCCCGCCCCTGGAGCCCGCTGGAGCCGATGAAACTCGTCCTTTCTTCCGGAAGCCTCTACACCCTCCCCCTGGAGAAGGTGTTCGAAATCGCCAAAGACACGGGCTTTGACGGCATGGAAGTCATTATCAGCTACAACTTCCAGTACCTGGACGAAGCGGCGCTGATCCGCGACCTGCAGCAGATCCTCCCGGTCTCTTCTCTGCACGCCCCCTTCTTCGAACTCGACGGCTGGGGGAACAAGATCGACCAGCTCAAGCGCACGGTCAAACTGGCCCGGGAGACCGGCATCCCCCTGATCAACTTCCACCCCCCCGCCTGGATGGGGTTCGAATTCCGCTTCTGGCGCTGGTTCAAGAAAATCCTCGACTACCAGAAGGAAATCGGCCACGACGAGGTGATCATCACCGTCGAGAACATGCCCTGCACCGGGGACTTCAAGGTCAACCCTCACTTTCTCGGCCAGACCGCGGCGATGATCGACTTTCTCAAGGAACACAACCTCTATCTCACCTTCGACACCGCCCACATGGGGTCCTCGAAGGCGAACTTTCTCAACGACTTCCACCTCTTTTACAATTCCGGCATGATGCGCAATATCCACTTCTCCGATTACGGCTACGGCCGCGAGCACCTCCTGCCGGGACACGGCGTCCTCCCCCTGACCCGTTTTCTCAACCATCTCCGCGAAACGAGCTATGACCAGGCCCTGACCCTGGAGCTCTCCCCCCACGAATTTCCCTCCGAGGAGGAGGGGATTCGCGAGAGCATGATGGAGATCTTCGAATACCTCTGTCAGGAAACCCGCTTTGCCGGCGGCGCCCCGCGCTGA
- a CDS encoding VC_2705 family sodium/solute symporter, with amino-acid sequence MTAEGFKLLPALLLLAVLGILILAGLATRTSKGEYYLGSARSVGRMGIGAAIASNWMSAASFLGIAGVFYLKGYFALAYVIGWTGGYVLLLILLAGQIRRFGKYTAPEFVDARYESPVARVLSAVIAILISLIYCVAQYKGIGLVFSWMFGLDYTPALFFGSAVVISYLVLSGTLGLSKNQQLQYALLILCFIVPLMAIARKLGYFWLIPQLGYGVALRDLTSVAGGSDYGAPFAFATPFQWIALCFTLMVGTAGLPHVLARFYTAPNIRDARWSVVWGLFFIGLLYWSAPAYGTFAKLREFQGGIPSDPAAARAVADLIVIKAGEWAGIPLWLTGVIAVGAIIAAFSTVSGLLVTGASAFSYDIYYRLINPRASERKRMAVAKGATLVLALLVVIGAINPPGLIAEITALAFALAGNTLFPVFLLGIWWDRTNKYGAVTGMVLGLCITFASLLFGGIFPWLHAVVPPTSSALVGAPLVIGVMIVVSLLTPPPPEKIRRFLAEEVHAP; translated from the coding sequence ATGACTGCCGAAGGTTTCAAGCTCCTCCCCGCCCTCCTGCTCCTGGCCGTTCTCGGGATTCTCATCCTGGCCGGGCTCGCCACCCGGACGAGCAAGGGGGAATACTATCTGGGCTCGGCGCGTTCCGTCGGCCGGATGGGGATCGGCGCCGCCATCGCCTCCAACTGGATGAGCGCCGCCTCTTTCCTCGGCATCGCCGGGGTCTTTTACCTCAAGGGGTACTTCGCCCTCGCCTACGTCATCGGCTGGACCGGCGGCTACGTGCTGCTGCTGATCCTGCTGGCCGGACAGATCCGCCGTTTCGGCAAATACACGGCCCCCGAGTTCGTCGACGCCCGCTATGAATCCCCCGTCGCCCGGGTCCTCTCGGCGGTCATCGCCATCCTCATCTCCCTGATCTACTGCGTCGCCCAGTACAAGGGGATCGGCCTGGTCTTCTCCTGGATGTTCGGCCTCGACTACACCCCGGCCCTCTTCTTCGGGTCGGCGGTGGTCATCTCCTATCTGGTGTTGTCGGGAACCCTCGGGCTCTCCAAAAACCAGCAGCTTCAGTACGCCCTGCTGATCCTCTGCTTCATCGTGCCGCTGATGGCCATCGCCAGAAAGCTCGGCTACTTCTGGCTCATTCCGCAGCTCGGTTACGGCGTGGCCCTCCGCGACCTGACGTCCGTCGCCGGCGGCAGCGACTACGGCGCCCCCTTCGCCTTTGCGACCCCCTTCCAGTGGATCGCCCTCTGCTTCACCCTGATGGTCGGAACCGCCGGCCTCCCCCATGTCCTCGCCCGCTTCTATACCGCGCCCAACATCCGTGATGCCCGCTGGAGTGTGGTCTGGGGTCTGTTTTTCATCGGCCTTCTCTACTGGAGCGCTCCGGCCTACGGGACCTTCGCCAAGCTCCGGGAATTCCAGGGGGGCATCCCCTCCGACCCGGCGGCGGCCCGGGCCGTGGCCGACCTGATCGTCATCAAGGCCGGCGAGTGGGCGGGGATCCCCCTCTGGCTCACCGGCGTCATCGCCGTCGGCGCCATCATCGCCGCCTTCTCCACCGTTTCGGGCCTCCTGGTCACCGGCGCCAGCGCCTTCTCCTACGACATCTACTACCGCCTGATCAACCCCCGGGCCAGCGAACGCAAGCGGATGGCCGTCGCCAAGGGGGCGACCCTGGTGCTGGCGCTGCTCGTCGTCATCGGCGCAATCAACCCGCCGGGACTGATCGCCGAGATTACCGCCCTGGCCTTCGCCCTGGCAGGGAACACCCTCTTTCCCGTCTTCCTCCTCGGCATCTGGTGGGATCGCACCAACAAGTACGGGGCCGTCACCGGGATGGTTCTCGGCCTGTGCATCACCTTCGCCTCGCTCCTATTCGGGGGAATCTTCCCCTGGCTCCACGCCGTGGTTCCCCCCACCAGCTCGGCTCTCGTCGGCGCACCGCTGGTTATCGGCGTGATGATCGTCGTCTCCCTTCTCACCCCGCCGCCGCCGGAGAAGATTCGCCGTTTCCTGGCCGAAGAAGTTCATGCCCCCTGA
- a CDS encoding DUF4212 domain-containing protein, giving the protein MAQPQEEHGPAPRDTGVNFFRPRPGFMRKKVMYTWMLLLSWAFFTFGFQLVLALQDVGNGGVLTETVILGFPFHYWFTGQFLIVWFILLCFLFNTFVDRLTKIYQKRK; this is encoded by the coding sequence ATGGCACAGCCCCAGGAAGAACACGGTCCCGCCCCCCGGGACACCGGCGTCAACTTCTTCCGCCCCCGGCCGGGATTCATGCGCAAAAAGGTCATGTACACCTGGATGTTGCTTTTGAGCTGGGCCTTTTTTACCTTCGGCTTCCAGCTGGTCCTGGCCCTTCAGGACGTGGGCAACGGCGGGGTGTTGACCGAGACGGTGATTTTAGGCTTCCCCTTTCATTACTGGTTCACCGGCCAGTTTCTCATCGTCTGGTTCATCCTGTTGTGCTTTCTCTTCAACACCTTCGTCGACCGCCTCACCAAAATCTACCAGAAGCGCAAGTAG
- the truD gene encoding tRNA pseudouridine(13) synthase TruD gives MSDYLTGALPGTGGAIKEIPEDFLVEEIPLYAPCGDGEHLYLRVEKSGITTFDLLQRLARALGVRERDIGYAGLKDARATTRQTLSLTGVSEERALALDLEGIRILGAARHRNKLRLGHLAGNRFTIRVRQVGADALERALDVLSVLRDMGVPNRFGQQRYGSLGNSHTIGGALLRGDHAAAAAQIVGDPAAISNERWRQGAEAFAAGDYDTALAALPARFRDERRMIQMLKDGQSAKEAVLALPKKLLRLYLSAYQASLFDRMVDMRLATLDRLWVGDLAFKHDNGACFLVEDPEVEQVRADRFEISPTAPLFGCKLTPARGEAGLLEAALLDKEGVQPEDFRLGAGLTMEGERRPLRVPLSAAEARLDDDDLILSFALPRGSYATAVLREVMKG, from the coding sequence ATGAGTGACTATCTGACAGGTGCCCTGCCGGGAACAGGCGGGGCGATCAAGGAGATCCCCGAGGACTTCCTCGTGGAAGAAATCCCCCTCTACGCCCCCTGCGGCGACGGGGAGCACCTCTACCTGCGGGTCGAGAAGAGCGGGATCACCACCTTCGACCTTCTGCAGCGCCTCGCCAGGGCCCTCGGCGTTCGGGAGCGGGACATCGGCTACGCCGGCCTCAAGGACGCCCGGGCCACCACCCGTCAGACCCTCTCCCTGACCGGGGTGAGCGAGGAGCGGGCCCTGGCCCTCGACCTCGAGGGGATCCGCATCCTGGGTGCCGCGCGCCACCGCAACAAACTGCGCCTCGGCCACCTGGCCGGCAACCGTTTCACCATCCGGGTGCGCCAGGTTGGCGCCGACGCCCTCGAGCGGGCCCTCGACGTCCTTTCGGTGCTGCGGGATATGGGCGTCCCCAACCGCTTCGGCCAGCAGCGCTACGGCTCCCTCGGCAATTCCCACACCATCGGCGGCGCCCTGCTGCGCGGCGACCACGCCGCGGCCGCGGCGCAGATCGTCGGCGACCCGGCGGCCATCAGCAACGAACGCTGGCGCCAGGGGGCCGAAGCCTTCGCCGCCGGCGACTACGATACCGCCCTGGCCGCCCTGCCGGCGCGCTTCCGCGACGAGCGCCGCATGATCCAGATGCTCAAGGATGGCCAATCGGCCAAAGAGGCGGTCCTCGCCCTGCCGAAGAAGCTGCTGCGCCTCTATCTTTCCGCCTACCAGGCAAGCCTCTTCGACCGCATGGTCGACATGCGCCTGGCCACCCTCGACCGCCTGTGGGTCGGAGACCTGGCCTTCAAGCACGACAACGGCGCCTGCTTTCTCGTCGAGGACCCCGAGGTCGAACAGGTCCGGGCCGACCGCTTCGAGATCAGCCCCACCGCCCCCCTTTTCGGCTGCAAACTGACCCCGGCCCGGGGAGAAGCGGGGCTCCTGGAGGCCGCTCTCCTCGACAAGGAAGGGGTGCAGCCGGAAGATTTTCGCCTCGGCGCCGGGCTGACCATGGAGGGGGAGCGCCGTCCCCTGCGGGTGCCGTTGAGCGCCGCCGAGGCCCGTCTCGACGACGACGATCTGATTCTCTCCTTCGCCCTCCCCCGGGGGAGCTACGCCACCGCCGTGCTGCGCGAGGTCATGAAGGGGTAG
- the trmB gene encoding tRNA (guanosine(46)-N7)-methyltransferase TrmB, with protein MTQRTIQITSPTFVAASELETVAAPGDLFAVSRPLALEIGCGIGDFILQLACQHPHINYLAIDIYNKGCLKTCSRIDAAGLDNVRVVRAEARDLLGRHFGPESLTAIYINCPDPWPKKRHRDRRLVGADFLRSLLYYLAPEGELYFITDFTDYAEDVAALLPTVPGYVNALTLPSATELPGYPISKYMRRFLDLGQPIHYIHYRKAPGFAAGADLLPPLRPGFRVHGEHAGNE; from the coding sequence ATGACCCAGAGAACCATCCAAATCACCTCCCCGACCTTCGTCGCCGCCTCCGAACTGGAAACAGTCGCAGCTCCCGGCGACCTCTTTGCCGTCTCCCGCCCCCTGGCCCTGGAGATCGGCTGCGGCATCGGCGACTTCATCCTGCAGCTGGCTTGCCAGCATCCCCACATCAACTATCTGGCCATCGACATCTACAACAAGGGGTGCCTGAAGACCTGCAGCAGAATCGATGCGGCCGGCCTCGACAATGTCCGCGTCGTCCGCGCCGAGGCCCGCGACCTCCTCGGCCGTCATTTCGGTCCCGAGAGCCTGACGGCGATCTACATCAACTGCCCCGATCCCTGGCCGAAGAAGCGCCACCGCGATAGACGCCTGGTCGGCGCCGACTTTCTGCGCTCCCTCCTCTATTACCTGGCCCCCGAAGGGGAGCTCTACTTCATCACCGACTTCACCGACTACGCCGAAGACGTCGCCGCCCTCCTGCCGACCGTCCCGGGGTACGTCAACGCCCTGACTCTCCCCAGCGCCACCGAACTCCCCGGCTACCCGATCTCCAAATACATGCGCCGCTTTCTCGATCTCGGCCAGCCGATCCACTACATCCATTACCGCAAGGCCCCCGGATTTGCCGCCGGAGCCGACCTGCTGCCGCCGCTTCGCCCCGGGTTCCGGGTCCATGGGGAGCACGCCGGAAATGAGTGA
- a CDS encoding c-type cytochrome — protein MTPIRCILFALVALALGAPVLAAEDEGHARELINALGCKGCHSLGENGGNLGPSLTGVGSRLVREAIHLQIVNPKRNNPASMMPSYDYLPEADIEALTDYLNSLR, from the coding sequence ATGACACCGATCCGCTGCATCCTTTTCGCCCTGGTCGCCCTCGCACTCGGTGCTCCCGTCCTGGCCGCAGAGGACGAGGGGCACGCCCGGGAACTGATCAACGCCCTCGGCTGCAAGGGATGCCACTCCCTCGGGGAAAACGGCGGCAACCTCGGCCCGTCCCTCACCGGCGTCGGCAGCCGCCTCGTCAGGGAGGCGATCCACCTTCAGATCGTCAATCCAAAGAGGAACAACCCCGCTTCGATGATGCCGTCCTACGACTATCTCCCCGAAGCCGACATCGAGGCGCTCACCGACTATCTCAATAGCCTGCGTTAG
- the aroF gene encoding 3-deoxy-7-phosphoheptulonate synthase produces the protein MLIVMHHSASDQQIRAVQEAVSALGLEARPIPGSERTAIGVLGNQGYVDDSSIRELPGVREVIHVSKPYKLVSRDFHPTSSVIDAAGVLIGDGQVPVVMAGPCSIESEEQMVSAARLVKAAGARILRGGAFKPRTGPHSFQGLGIEGLKLLRLAGDEVGLPVITEVMRIEQLDAVCRYADILQIGARNMQNFDLLKEVGKLRYPVLLKRGMSATLEEFLAAAEYIVAEGNERVVLCERGIRTFERATRNTLDLSVVPLIREMSHLPIIVDPSHATGKRSLVPVMSRAALVAGAHGLMIEVHPDPEKALCDGAQSLNGPGFSTLMDELRGLLTYLGY, from the coding sequence ATGCTCATCGTCATGCATCACAGCGCCAGCGACCAGCAGATCCGCGCCGTCCAGGAAGCCGTCTCGGCGCTGGGACTGGAGGCGCGGCCGATTCCCGGCAGCGAGCGCACCGCCATCGGCGTCCTCGGCAACCAGGGGTACGTGGACGACAGCTCCATCCGCGAGCTCCCCGGGGTGCGGGAGGTGATTCACGTCAGCAAGCCCTACAAGCTCGTCTCCCGGGACTTTCACCCCACCTCCTCGGTGATCGATGCCGCCGGGGTTCTCATCGGCGACGGTCAGGTGCCGGTGGTGATGGCCGGCCCCTGTTCCATCGAGAGCGAGGAACAGATGGTCTCCGCCGCCCGCCTGGTGAAGGCGGCCGGAGCGAGGATCCTGCGGGGGGGCGCCTTCAAGCCCCGCACCGGCCCCCATTCCTTCCAGGGGCTGGGAATCGAGGGGCTCAAGCTTTTGCGCCTCGCCGGGGACGAGGTGGGACTGCCGGTGATCACCGAGGTGATGCGCATCGAGCAGCTCGACGCGGTCTGCCGCTACGCCGACATCCTGCAGATCGGCGCCCGCAACATGCAGAACTTCGACCTTCTCAAGGAAGTCGGCAAGCTGCGCTATCCCGTTCTCCTCAAGCGCGGGATGAGCGCCACCCTCGAGGAGTTTCTCGCCGCCGCCGAGTACATCGTCGCCGAGGGGAACGAGCGGGTGGTTCTCTGCGAGCGGGGGATCCGCACCTTCGAACGGGCCACCCGCAACACCCTCGACCTCTCGGTGGTCCCCCTGATCCGCGAGATGAGCCATCTGCCGATCATCGTCGATCCGAGCCACGCCACCGGCAAGCGCTCCCTGGTGCCGGTCATGTCCAGGGCCGCCCTGGTCGCCGGCGCCCACGGCCTGATGATCGAGGTCCATCCCGACCCGGAGAAGGCGCTGTGCGACGGCGCCCAGAGCCTCAACGGCCCCGGCTTCTCCACCCTCATGGACGAGTTGCGCGGACTGCTGACCTACCTCGGCTACTGA